The window aaacaataaagTCTGGCTCACTTTCATAATTTCAACTCtaattctgttttccataattaGTGTGATAAGGTAGTGTAACTTAAACTTCAGGAATATTACAACAAATagacatgtaaaataaaaagaaattaactgaaaTCTTACCAATTCCTGCTTTACTGGATGTTCCTTAGGATTAACTCCTTGAGTTGCTAagtaaactataaaacaaaaatttcatcgaataaaatagtatatatattaattaagaacattccaattaaAGAAATGGTAGttacaaaaaaggaaagtcaCATGAATGATCAAATCTTAAGTTATTCAACCTCTatgtaatattaaatttatatgtgGCTCATGGGCATTCAGGAttctgatttaaaacaaataaatatctgaCTATTAAAACTGCCATAaagtgtaattttaaataaattgctagcatttaaaagataaatcacctttaacacaataaataatttgctttctAATTAATTCCAAAGTAATATACATACCCCAAAACATTGAATTTAATGTGTAGGCAGAAACTAAATCCACTTTCGCTTGTTCAAGTGGGTCCAactattaaaaaaggaaaagagaaagagaaagggagagagggaaaaaaagaaaaaagaaaaacatacctaTAAACTTTGAACAGCAtcagataatattttaaacttttaccaAGCACAATGTATCAAAGAATTCTTTTTCACTTCCTATAATCCAATAACCAACTGGtctgaaaataatttgcaaaaagaAGTTTTCTTAACCAGTGACTTTTGCCCACAAATTTTCACTTCAGGGTATCATCTTTACCTAGACAAGGAATGTCTATAATCcaagaaaaattcttttgaattattttaattcaggaGTTACCATCTGGGCTTTGTATGTCAAAAGTAATTTATCAATATAAACCTTGTACATGAtgcatttatgtattaatataagaagCAGGCTAAAATGCTTAGGCAATACCAAAGACAGAAGAAACATAATAAGATTTGTTTTAGACTGTCAAAGTCAATTTACTGTTTTTGTCCTATAGAGTTTCCAGAAACCCTGATAACATCATTGTAATACTTAAAAGGTCAAAGATAGAGTCGAGTCTGTCAAAAAGAAGGCTGTGAGTgctccttattttttaaaaccaagtcaaaataaaaatatagttaggcAGTATTTCCTAAagctgaagttttgttttgttttgttttttccctaaaaaCATCCAACACTAATGAAATAAAGGGGGAAAGGAGCATATAACATTAATCTATTTCTTCTTCCATATGTTTCATAAAACAGCACTCTATTTcatgaaattcatttttagggctgggcacagtggctcacacccataatcctgaCGCTTTAGGAgcctgaggcgggagaatcacttgaggccaagagttcaagaccagcctgggcaacacagtaagacattgttctctacaaaaaataataaattagtcaggcatggtggcatgcatctgtagtcccagctactcaggaggctgaggcaggaggatcacttgagccccggagctTAAGggtatagtgagctatgatcatgccactgcactccagcctgggtgaaagagagaccctgtctctcaaaggaaaaaaaaaaaggaaagaaacagaaaaaaaataaagaaaagaaaagaaattcatttttaggaattacatttttaaaataccttctgCAATAACTCATTTCTAGAAACAGACATCATAGTCTTCAGCATCTCATCCACAGCGCCAATGGAATTCTCAAATGTTGATAAATACTCATGAATTTCTACTGGatagtcttcatttatttcttcacctGCCATTAGGaccaactaagaaaaaaatttaaatcttagaATTCATATTGGAGACAGAGCTTGTTCtttagtttacaaaaaaaaaaaaaaagtcattgggtcatattgtgtatttcaaaagcattaaaatagttaaaacctgaagaaaaacaaatcttagaATATAATTCTATTAACAACTACATTCTAACTTCCCTTCTTAAGTTTCTTGCGAGGTGAGAGGGAAATCTACCCCAGTCCACCAATGCTACACATAACAAACCCTCAACACTTTTAAAGTACTAAAGACATGATTACCAAACATGAGATATCAATAATCAAAatcctacattttaaaaactttctgttgAAGTTAAAGACCAAGCAAATCAATGAAAATTTGATAAATACATCCCCAATGATTGCTGAAGAAATGATAAGCAAAGTGCTTCTTTTTTGAAAGCACCTTCTAAATTCAGTTTGATCTAGCACCATGTgatattaaactaaaaaattagaaatcttaggtctgaaatatcttatttatcactaaaatcatttttaaacctctatatttacatttatattccttaagcttctttaaaataataagaaatctaAAGAGTCCATAAATCACATAAAGCTTataagcagaaaagaagaaacagggaaaataaacaatatgGTTTTCATTTAGGCTAGAGCATATCAGACAGCGCATACTTTTAAAATCTACATTTATATCATAATTAATATCTATGTGAGAAATAGCAAAATCTGCATCATGTATTAAATAAAGTACCTAAGACCAAATTTCAGAGGCAGTTCCAAACCATATGTAACatctttaagttaaaaaaaaaacaactttttttaattagctaAGAACAGCAAGAATGTATTTATTAGCAAATAGCACAgcagaatggaaataaaaagacttGGGCTTTCCATCTTTCTTGATCACTGACTTTGTCACCTTAGATAAATCActgaatctctctgagcctcaaattcctcatccataaaacaagGCAGTTGGTCTAATGATCTGTAGAGTCCCTTATACTTCTAAATGTTGAATACGTCTTTTAGTTTAAAAGTACAATTTGAATATTCAGTCATACTATATTAACATTTCTTCTCAATGAGTATATTCCACTGAGACATCtggtttcacttaaaaaaaaaaaaagtgaagtctGACTATCACTACCTGAGCTGTAAAATTACTACCCAACTACTGTGCAATCAACAATCAAACCAAGAACTAtgataaaagaaaactacacgGGAAAGAACTATGACTTTCTATTTCAAAAGATtaactgaaaatatgtatttgCCTCCTAGCCCTCCCCACATCCCTCCAATACgacagaagaaatataaaaatatgaaataaaaatgctggAAACCAAGAAAGGCACATATCCACCAACAGACTTGAACTATAGAAATTCTGTAAACTACAGAGCAAATGGGATCAGACTGATAGGAAACAGAGCCAAGGAATCTTACAAACAAGAGAATGAGAATCTAGGAATAACCACAAGATCAAAGGTGACGAGGACTGAAAATAGCTAAACCAATCTCCAAATCTGTGAAAGGACAGCTCCAGCATTTGTTGCCTAGATAAAGGTATAAGTATGGGAATATACTGCAAATATAAATAAGACTtagtatttcctctttttatgcagaattttaaatgagtaaatttgaAAGTGTGGATAAAAAGAACAACGCCCTGGAAAGTTACCAATTGCCAAAACTAAAAAGAAGTACATAAACCATATAGATcattaaacacagaaaaaaatctacaaagtgGTCAAAGACCTTACTCTCCAAAAAGGCCCCAACCCTAGAAAATTTCATAGGTAATTTCTTCCAAACCTTCAAGAAAGTTAATTCCTATGGTatttaactgtttaaaaatataaagaaagatggaaaacTTAGATACCCATTTcataacatacacaaaaataaactcaagatgaattaaaaatgtaaacgTATAAATGTAttagattatataaaatatttatatcatccAAATGAAACCCAAATGCTATAAAAGGAAATGGCTGACAAACTTaactacataaaactaaaaaaaaaaaaaaaagaaagtctataTAGTAAAAGGATACCACAAGCTAAGTTAAAAGGCAAGAGACAGCTAGGAGAAAATATGTGGCAAAATATAACAAAGGATTAGATAGATTATATAAAGAGTTCTtagaaagcaataaaacaaaataatgaagataTCACCTATTAGATTGGCAataattttcaagattaaaaatatacaacGTTAGCAAGGGTGTATGCTGAAGgtggaatataaattaatacaggtttttaaaatgcacatacccTTTGACTAAGGAAATCCTTTTAAGAGTCTAGCCTACAGAAATCCttgtacatatgcatataaatttattaaaatggacTCAAACTCCTCTCTGAATTTCCCCCAATTTCTcttacatcacattttctttctactGGATCATTGCCCATAagcttaaaactttttatttttccatctaaGACAAGAAACAAGAGAAACACCTTTACTTCATACCCCTCTCCAGCTTAggctccattttctctctcccttttaaaACAAACTCCTCCAAAGAGGTGCTTAGACTGTCTCTAAttcccttccttccattctttctgCAATCTCCTACAAACAGGTCCCCTACTTTTCACTCAATATTGCTCGTCACGGTCAACCACACCGCCACATTGTTAAACTCAGTGGTCAATTCTCAGTTCTCATCTTGTGACATCATTGACTCCCTTCTCTTAGTTTCCAAGGTAGCACATTTTCTTGGTTTCCCTTCTACCTCACTGGCTGCTTTCTTGGTCTCTTTGATGCATCCTTCTCACATCCTCAGCATCTTTACCTTGAAGTGCCCAAGCGCTGTCCTtgactctcttttcttctctatctaATTTACTCCTGGGTGAGCTCAgggttttaaaatgcattaataaacTGATGACTCCCAGGTTTGTTTCTCCAGCCCTGACTTCTCCACTGAACTCCAAATTTACATTTCCAACTGCTTACTCAATACCTCTGGTTGGATGTCTAATAAATTCTCAAATGTAACCTGCCTAAAGCCAAATTCCTAATCTTGCTTACTGCAGCCTCATTTCATTTCATGCAACTCCAACTTTCCAATTGTTCAGACCCAAAATTTCAGAATGATCCTTGACTattctctctcttgcctggatTGTTGCAGTAGCCTCTCCTTGCTTCTAGCCAGAGAGTCTATTAACAAGGAAGTAGAGACTAttcaaaatgtaaatcagattatGTTATGCCTCTGCTAAGAAACTTCCAAAGGCTTGTCCCCTCACTCACAGTAAAAGACAAAGTCCTTACAGTGGCCTAAAAAAGCCCAACATAATTTGCCCTAATTCCCTTCACCTTCTGTGACTTCatttcctcccactctccccttGCTCATTTCACTCCAGCCATAATAGCCTCCTTGCTCTTCCCCCATTAAGTTAGGCATGTGCTTCCCTTAGGGACTTcatacttcttctttttttttttttttttttaaaaaatcaaggtcTCAgtctgtaacccaggctggagggcagtggcgcACAAAcactgctcactgcagcctcgaactcctgggctcgggtagctaggattacaggcatgtgccaccacaccgagctaattttatttttcatagagatgggtcttgttatgttgcccaggctggtctcagactcctggtctcaagtgatcccccacctcaccctcccaaagtgctgggattacaggcatgagccaccatgcctggcccccttGTACTACTTCTCTCCTTCCTAGCatgctctcttcctctcctcctcccctaccAACGGGTTCAGAGCTCATTATGTTACTTTCACCAgatctctgctcaaatgccacctaTCAGTGAATCTCTCCTGACCTCAccccattttaaaatgcataccCCTCCCCttactccctccttccccactttACATTTCTCAATAACAACTgacatatatttactttttttattcatttattgtctGCCTATCTGTAAAAGAAGTCAACTAACTGAGAGCACGAATTTTTGTGTTTCATTCACAAGCACTGTCtgacagtcaataaatatttgttaaatgcaaataaactataacaaaatactggaaataatctaaatattcaTTTACAAATAAACAGTTAAATGAATTATAACACATCTATCCTTTGGGATAttatgtctattaaaaataaagaagtaaggccgggcgcggtggctcacgcctgtaatcctagcactctgggaggccgaggcgggtggatcgctcgaggtcaggagttcgagatcagcctcagcaagagcgagaccccatctctactaaaaacagaaagaaattatctggccaactaaaatatatatatagaaaaaattagccgggcatggtggcgcatgcctgtagtcccagctactcgggaggctgaggcagtaggattgcttgagcccaggagtttgaggttgctgtgagctaggctgatgccacggcactcactctagctcgggcaacagagtgactctgtttcaaaaaaaaaaataaagaagtaaaaaaaaagaagtaaaaaaataaagaagtaaatctATATATAATGACACataatgaaaagtgaaaaaagtcataaaacattGTATATAGCATATAATGTGCATAACATGtgccatttgtttttttaaaaacctatacacgcatatttatggaaaaagatctgaagaaaggcatacaaaaaaagacattttcgCTAAGAATAGGCAGTGATTAGGGAACAGGATCAAAACagactcattttttttaactcttcagtcttcattgtttaaattttatttcaaaaagcacatattaaatttgtaataaaaaataaacaatgaaatttaaataaaggtATATTATATAAAGTATTGTGTGTGGCTTTCAACAAATACTGCaggtattaaaaaaatacaaaaaggcctgtatttaaatgtgaattttttcatacaattttcctattagaaaatatttccctTCTCCAGAAGAACATGTTGGAGATTTTTCCTGCAATTATTTCCTGTCCCTAAGCCCCAATAGACAAGCagttatttattgtttaaatagGTTAGATTGAACACTGAAAGCAAGGCAGTAAGTAAGAATAATTGCCCTCATTAAATCTGAACTGAGCCACTTGCCTTTTCCCtaactaaaaaataaaggcaaggaggactaaaaaataaaaattcttctatTATCAGAAATTCTTCCCAATTCAAATGATTTCTACTCATATTTTATATAGCAGCTCCTGAATATCTGCGTCTTCCACAGGAAAAGTGCAGAAActtccctgtgtccccaggaTCAAGCAGTGACTGTGGAATCAGTAGCAAGAACAAACATTTGAATagcactatgtgccaggcacgatTCTAAGCACTCCATACACATTagctcatgtaatcctcacagaggaagaaactgagccATAGTGAAGCTAAATAACTTGCCCTCGGTTGTCCATGTTAAAATTTCcaaacaagagaaagaagaaaagaactcaGCTAACTCTGCTCCTCAGTCCCTTCCAGGTTCTAGAGGTATTCCTCGCCCCTCCACCTATTCCTTCTAAAGCACTGGCTGAACGGTAGAAATAAATGGAGAGGGCATGAGAAAACTCACTTCTCTTCACCCCTCAGTAAGGTATGGCTGAGACTCAGgagctggagcagggagaggaatGCTGCCCAGTATCCCTACAGGACGTTATCTCCACTCCTCTCACTGGTTATAGAAGccaaaatacagaaaaggaagGGTGCAGAGCATCACATGCAGAACTGAAGTCATCAGctacctccctcctcccctcaatTCTGTACTTCAGGGTGGTCGGTccagccagaaacctgggagtcacccctaactcctcccttcccctcaggCCCCTCATCCAATCAGTCCTGTCAATATGGCCTTCTTAATCTTCTTACACCACAAACGTTCCTCCATTCTCACTGACTAGATAATTTCAACAGGCTTTGAGTAGTCTCCCTACTGTCAACATTTTTCCTCtcctaattttagaacattataTGATTTGTCTGTACAAATAGTCTGGTCATGGTATTCCCCTGTTTAAAATTCTGCAATAGTTCCCTACTACACTGGAAGGTAATTCCAAACCCCTTAGCATGGACGCAAGGCCTGTTATGATGTGGGCCTTGCTTGTCTAACTTCATCTTTCATGGTTCCCCTTTTCCAATCCTATAATTATAGTCATGATGGTAGTTTTCCAAATGTGCCATGCTCTCTCACTCTAAACTGTCACCTGTGTGGTTCTCTATACCTAAAATGCCCTTGCAACTCCACTTGTTCAAACCCTGCTTATTTTTGGAGGTAAGATCAGGTTTCACTGCAGCCAGTAAAGACTTCTCGGCAAGTCCTCCTCCCATTCTCTCTGCCTAGATGAACACAACTACAAGCTATCATGTCACTTAAAACACTATCTTACAGTGTCTGTTTATTTACTTGACTTCCCCTTTGACTACAAGCTCCTTGAGGGGACTATGTCATATTGATGTTGTATCCCAAGTGGCTGACACACAGGAGTACTATGTCTCAACTTGCCTAGGACAGTCCTGCGCTAAGTCTGTTGTTTCAGCTTGCCATCGGGTCagttcctcctttctctctcaaaaGTCCCagtttcaacaaaaaaattatacagtCACCCTAAACAATGTAGGCCCTCTGACCCTTACCACCACTCCCATTCCATTTTGTCAGAGAATAAGAGAGTCAGGGGAATTGCTCCTCATACCAGTAAGGGTtcaaccagagaagcagaaccagtaggagataaTATTGAGAGAGTTATTAAAAGGTCTGGTTACATAGGGAAGGCCATCAAGGAAGGGCTGGAACTCCTGGCTACAAGCTGAAGCTGCTGTCCACAGGTGGGATTTCTTCTTTCCTGTCAGGGAAATCTCAGCTTTGCTTGTAAAGCCTTTCAAttgattgaatgaggcccactCAGATTATCTGGGAAAACCTCCTTAAAGTCATTGGATTATGgattttaatcacatctacaaaatacctacCCACCAACAGCTGGATTCGCATTTGACTGAATATCTGGAGACTGTAggctagccaagttgacacattaaAAAGACCATCACACTCCTTTAAGCCTCCAGAACTACAGCTTCCCAAGTAATAAAAGTAGACTTCGAATTCCAGCTAGcaaatgtggaagaaatgatgtttttttaaaaatcaccattttgcaacccctaataaaattatcaatttgAGCAATGATCGCTGACAGATAAAAAGAtgatgggaatgctttcaatgaAGGAATGAGACTATCACGACCTGAAGCCACTTATCAATGTTCACATCACTAAAAGTAGGACAAACACATATTATGAACCTCCTGATATGCAGCAACATAACATGCACAGCACCATCTGTGAAGCATTTCTGATTCCCAAAAAAGTTGAATCTGAATCTAATTAAGCCTTTAGGGCTAACTTCCATTTTGTAGGAAATATGGAGGATAATAAAAACAAGTTAACACCAcaagaaagcaaacagacaaatcTAGAATAAGAAATATAGTACTCTACAGGACAACTGACTAGGTTTCCATAATAACTCaatgacataaagaaaaaataaagaaatgggaaggGAGGTAGAGGAGATTTAGGGGAAATACAGCCAAATGAAACACATAGACCTTGTTTGGATCTTGATTCAAATAAAACaagtgtaaaataatatttttgagagaaGGATATCTGAACATGAACCAAGTATTATTGATAATTGAACCACAAATTATTGATAATTCTGTCATCTATGAAAATGGAATTGTAGTTATATAAAAAAAAGTCCCTATCATTTAAGGATGCATACTGAAGTACAGAGGGGTAAAATCATATAACAtcttaaatttgctttaaaaaaaaaagtaccctgCATGGATTAATTAAACTTTGAAAGCAAAGATAAGAACCTATGTACATTATTTCTATAGTGAAATTAGATAGCTAACTCACAAATTAACTTTAGAATACAACTCAGTTCACATATTGGAGGATACCTAAGGAGAAGGTGTAATCTAGAATATTTACTCAGCTCTATTATATCTCGTTTCAATTCCAAATATAactgggggtgagggagaggaaagtTACTACCGGGTGCTTACCATACCGGTGACAGTTGCTGAACAAAACAAGACAGAGCCTGTGGCCTCAAAAGAAATTTGTATAGCTAACATTTCCAACAAAGGCTGACATTagagaatttaattatttcaagaatttcacacatttccttctttaaaaattcctaatTTCTGATATCTTTACCTGGTCCTTGAAAATGTAtgcatgtgaaaataaataaacagaccAAGTCTAAATGAAAAActaggaaaagatatttgcaacacaaaGACAGATAAAAAGAGCCTCTACAAACCACCAGAAAAAGTACATGCAACCCGAAAGACAAATGGGCCAACAAAACTAGCAGTTCACAAATAAAGGAATCCAGATGACCAATAACCACAAAGAAAGCTCCTCAACCTTATTCATAATTAAGGAAACATAAATCACCAAAACAAGATGCCATTTTTCATCTGACAAatgggcaaaaattaaaaagattaatagTACCTAACATGGGCAAAGGTGAGTAGAAACAGCCTCTCATTCACTATTAGTCAGAATATAATTGAGCATTTTTCGTGGGATAATTTGGCACTATGCTTCaaaagtgtatatgtatatattctttgacCTAGTAATTGTACTTCACGAAGTATATATTTTCAAGCAAGGTAAATGTTCAAGGACTTCCACTGCAACACTCTTTAAAACAGTGAAACTTTAAAATAGAACAACCTGCACGACCATTAATAGGGACTGGTTAAATAATGATATGCCCATCCACTAAAATACACTGCAGCAGTTTAAAAGTATGAAACAAAGCTTTAGAGAGATTCCTAAGATATATTAAGGGAACAAAAGTTGAAGAGCAGCAGGTATAATATAACccatttgtttttaagaaaaaaagatatctgAGTGTAGAGGCATATTTGTACAGTATATGCATGTAAGTTTCTTAAAGGATCCAAAAGAAGCTGTTAACTATGGTtacttctgaaaaacaaaaaacatggaaGTTGAGAGAGCACATTTGCTACACTCtctgaataataattttaaaacagtaatataacatattataataatactttataaataaaaactccaattatctcaaattttgaaatttcctttacTCCCAAATATGCCAGATAGAATGTCATTTTCCCCAATTTAGCAGCAACAATCAAACCTATATTCTTAAGCTCTATTATATTCAAAGAACCATATAAAGGTATGTGTGCCCACTAGCCAATTCCCAGTCCCAGATAACCATTTTAGCTCCAGGCCTACTGAATATTCCTAAAGAAATTCACAAAAGACATAAAGTAATGCTACCCAACCTCAACTGGGTCCTCTCAGTTGCTGGACAATTAGATGTAGGTATACCCTACATCTAAATTTTCTAGTCACCATGAGGCCATTTTCCCCCTATTCTCATGGTACAAATACCTCTTCTGGCCTTGCTTCCCACATGACCCTGTCTCTCAGGCAGCTGTTTTAAAGATGCTTTTTGCACgttcttatctttcttttgtgCCCACTAGCCAATTCCCAGTCCTAGATAACCATTTTAGCTCCAGGCCTACCGAATATTCCTAAAGAAATTCACAAAAGACATAAATTAATGCTACCCAACCTCAACTGGGTCCTCTCGGTTGCTGGACAATTCCTTCATTTATCCCTGAGTATCTCCTCAGAACATCATAAACAATGTCATATAAACGGATAACATTTTCTGGGCATTTACCACATGCCAGACACTAAGGACTCATTTATTCAATAGGCATTTATTTAGCATCTATGACAAGATGCCCTTATACTTAGAATATAACAGTGAGCAAAAACTTGCCTGTACTGCACTTACAGTCTACTATAGACAAtagacattaatcaaataatcacagaaatataaaattacaacaaTATGGAGAAATATATGGTGCTATGAGACTATAAACGAATGGGCATGACTTAATCTGAGGGAAGACAGAATGCTTCCAAGAAAGCACTCTTGATGACAGAGCTGAGTTAAGCAGGCAAAAACAGAAGTGGAGAAAGTtctcacaacaattctatgaTTGGGAATTGACAGTaatctcactttacagatgacaCAACAGAGACCTAACATCATAGGACTAATAACTGGTAAAGCTCAGTAGAATGGAATCCAGAGCTAATGGAGGAAACCATCCCCTCAAATCCCTTCAGTGGTTCTTCATCCTTTCAGGACAAAATCCTCTTTTACGCCACATAATAAGGTCCTTCAAAGTCTGGTCCTCTCACCCTTCCAGCCTTAATTCCcatctttcccttcttccccaaGATCACACTCAACTTCTGTTCTTGTCACTATTTCACAGAACTAGAATCCCCACGATTTCCTTAGCAATGTTCAGTAGACCTGGAGCTAGAATTACTCAAAATGGAGAAGTGGCTAGTGGATACAGAGGAAAGAGGACTTGCAAAAGCATCTTTAAAACAGCTAACTGGGAGGTGAggctgggaagaaagagaagggaggtccTTTTATAGTCCTTTCTCTCTGCTTAGAAAACACCCTCTCCACACCTGTCCCCATTTTCTGGGTGTAGTGAGACCTGGCAACCCTTTAAAACTCACATCAAATGTCCCCTCCTCTATAAAGGCTTCTACATCTTTCAAGCAAAGgtaatctctttttcttctttgttcccaAGGTTCTCTGAATATACTTGTAATAGTTACCACACTGGTGTGCGTCTGCTTCTCCAGACTTAAAGTTATCACACAACCATCAGTAATACTTGTGTATCTTGATAAATCCAAAGAGTCCATCATTTTACCTGATCCATCAGCTGCCTTTGACAAAACTGAACATAGTACTCCACCCTGAATTCCACACCAGACTCAAAATTGTCCTTGTCCCTCACTGCCTGCTTAGTCTGTCTCCTTTGGTggttcttcctcatcttcctaaCCTGTAAATGCTAAAATGCCTAAGTACTCAGGCCTTGTGCCGCTGCTCTTCTGTCTACATTCACTCCTTTAATAACTGTCTCCAGTCTCACAACTTTAACACATTacctgccatgtgagttgtatttaactcacgctagttttgaccCCAGGGCCTCCTGAAGTACacgtaactcacacgtctcttcaacTTGGGAGCTgagagaattatttttcaagttgcatataactcacacagagaaaacaataaaaaatacaaaattttcattaaattagaaagggtcgttttgttttcaaagtttttattctataatatttttgtagTAAAACACCGTGGCTccgagggaaaaaaaattttttctagtgtggcagttaatgtgttaaataccATCTATTCACTGacaattttcaaatgtttgtttccAGCAATGGTCACTCTTCCAAACTAAACTGCCTACtcaacatctccacttggatgacTAACAGAGATTTCAACATGACCATAACTGAACTCCTAATCTTCCCCCACAAATCTGCCCCTCCCAGTTTTCCATGTCTCACTTAATGGCAATTCTACTCTTCTAATTGCTCAAGCCCAAAACTTTGACAATTCCCTTATTCTCACAACCcacattcattcaatcaataagCAAATTCTGTTGGCTTTACCTACAAAATACATCCAAAATTGAACTGCTACTCACCACCTTCACTTCTTT of the Lemur catta isolate mLemCat1 chromosome 4, mLemCat1.pri, whole genome shotgun sequence genome contains:
- the C1D gene encoding nuclear nucleic acid-binding protein C1D, whose product is MAGEEINEDYPVEIHEYLSTFENSIGAVDEMLKTMMSVSRNELLQKLDPLEQAKVDLVSAYTLNSMFWVYLATQGVNPKEHPVKQELERIRVYMNRVKEITDKKKAGKLDKGAAARFVKNALWEPKPKNASKVVNKGKSKN